ACGGCACCTTCCTACGCAACCCGACGAACGAGACCGCGCGATCGACGTCGGCGAACCGACCCGTGTCATAGCCGCCCTCGGCGAGCGGCGCCAGGAGCAGCGACATCGGCGGCGGCGCCGGACTCGTCGCGAGCTGCGTGAAGCGCGCGCCCGATTTGGCGAGTCGATCGAGATGCGGCGTGTCCACCGCTTCGCCGGCGTACGCACCGATCTGCGCGGCGCTGAGGTCGGCCGCGACGACGAGCAGCCGCGGCGTGCGAGGGCGGTGTGGATCTGCCATCGCGGTGAACCGCTGCTCGATCGCAGCGTTGGTACCAAATGGGACGAGCGCATCGGGCGCCGTCGTCAAGACATGGCTCATGTCGACTCCAATGTGGGGAAGAGGAGCACTCGAAAGGTAAGCCCCCGAGCCTCAGGGGGCACGGAGGCGCGCCGTTGAGCGAGGAGGCGGACGCTCGCTCGCATCACGCTGCCGGGTACGGCAGCAAGGTCGCGTCGACGGCCTCCCATGCGGTACGCAGCGCTGCCAGGTCGTCGGGTCGTTTCGCTGCCAGATCGGCTTGCTCCCGTACGTCCGACGCGAGGTCGTACAAATGGTCGGTGTCGCCGGATCGTACGTACTTCAGGTCGCCACGGCGCAGCGCACGCCCGTCGGCCATTCGCCAGAACATATCGCGCTCTGCGATGCCGCGACGCCGGAACACGTGCTCGACCAGGCTGACGCCGTCCAGTGGGTACTCCGGATCAGGTTCGGCACCGGCTAGCTCGAGGAAGGTCGCCGTCCAGTCGGTCGTGTACACCGGGGTGTCGTCAACCTGGCGTGGCGCGATCTCGCCCGGCCAGCTGAGGATCATCGGCACCCGGATTCCGCCCTCGTTGACGCTGCCCTTGTTTCCGCTCAGCGGCCATTGGTACGAGAACCGTTCGCCGCCGTTGTCGCCGGCGAACAAGATGATCGTGTCACGCAGTTGGCCGGTGCGCCGCAGCGTGGAGACGAGTCTGCCGATCGAGCGATCAAGCGACTCGACCATCTCGCGGTACGTGTCGAGCGACCCGCCGTCGCCGTGGAAGAGGACGCCCTCCTCACCTGCCTGCATACGCTCGGTGAGCTCATCGCTGGTCCGCTTGTCGCGCGGACCTTCCCACGGCCAGTGCGGCGTGGTGAAGTTGAGGTTCAGCAACCACGGCTTGTGGTGCCGCCGCCCGAGGAAACCGACGGCCTTCTCCGTGATGATGTCGGTGTAGTAGCGAGGGTCCTCGGTCTCGTCCTCGCCGTCGAAGAGGTCGTAGTCGCCGTTGTGGTTGTACTTCGAGAAGTAGTCCAGCCCGCCGGAATAGTTCCCGTAGAACTCGTCCCAGCCGGATTTCAGCGGCCCGAACCACGGCAGGTACCCGCCATGCCATTTTCCGAACATGGCCGTGTCGTACCCCTGTGTTTTGACCAGCGACGCGAGCGTGGGGTGCTCCGGAGGGATCCCGTCTCGCTGGTTGGGCTCGCCGATCGGCTCGGGAAGACCGCCGGGGATTCGGCCGGGATGCCGTCCGGTGTACAGCGCGACCCGGTTCGGCGAGCACACCGCCGAGGCGGCATACCCGTGGGTGTACCGGACACCGGATCGCGCAAGGCGATCGAGGTACGGCGTACGGATCTGTGGCGAGCCGAAGCAGCCCAGATCGGCCCAGCCGAGGTCGTCGGCGAGGATCACCAAGATGTTCGGCTGCCGAAGCCGGCGCCCCGAGTCCATCGGTGCAAACGGCTGCTCGATCGTGGCATTGGCGCCGGACGTACCCACGCCAACGGCCGCGCCGGCCGTGACCGCGCCCGCAAGTCCGGTGAAGCGCCGGCGCGTCAGCGAGGCTCTACTCCTCATGCGATCCATCGATCCTCCATTAAGTCGCGTTGTTTACTGTACTTTACTCGTACGGCTCTGACTCGTCGATAGCGCGAGGGGAGTTGACCGATAGCCGAGACCAACGGTGACGCACCGTAATCGGTCTGGATAGTCTTTTGCGCATGACGATCCAGGACTCAGTCGACGCTTGGTACGACTGCGCTAGACGCGTGGTCGAACTCCTGCGTTCCCTCCCCGACGACGAATGGGCGCGACCGACCGACTGCTCGCGATGGACGGTCCACGACGTCGCTGCACATCTCGCGGCGATCGAGACCGAACTCGTCGGCGGCGAGGGG
The sequence above is drawn from the Nocardioidaceae bacterium SCSIO 66511 genome and encodes:
- a CDS encoding sulfatase-like hydrolase/transferase, with the protein product MRSRASLTRRRFTGLAGAVTAGAAVGVGTSGANATIEQPFAPMDSGRRLRQPNILVILADDLGWADLGCFGSPQIRTPYLDRLARSGVRYTHGYAASAVCSPNRVALYTGRHPGRIPGGLPEPIGEPNQRDGIPPEHPTLASLVKTQGYDTAMFGKWHGGYLPWFGPLKSGWDEFYGNYSGGLDYFSKYNHNGDYDLFDGEDETEDPRYYTDIITEKAVGFLGRRHHKPWLLNLNFTTPHWPWEGPRDKRTSDELTERMQAGEEGVLFHGDGGSLDTYREMVESLDRSIGRLVSTLRRTGQLRDTIILFAGDNGGERFSYQWPLSGNKGSVNEGGIRVPMILSWPGEIAPRQVDDTPVYTTDWTATFLELAGAEPDPEYPLDGVSLVEHVFRRRGIAERDMFWRMADGRALRRGDLKYVRSGDTDHLYDLASDVREQADLAAKRPDDLAALRTAWEAVDATLLPYPAA